The following proteins come from a genomic window of Falco rusticolus isolate bFalRus1 chromosome 9, bFalRus1.pri, whole genome shotgun sequence:
- the BORCS7 gene encoding BLOC-1-related complex subunit 7 isoform X4, whose product MAAGGAADAQARFGHSVKGLLTEKVTSCGTDVIALTKQVLKGSRSAELLGQAARNMVMQEDAILHSEDSLRKMAIITTHLQYQQEAIQKK is encoded by the exons atggcggcggggggcgcggcggaTGCCCAGGCGCGCTTCGGCCACTCGGTGAAGGGGCTCCTGACCGAGAAGGTGACGAGCTGCGGCACCGACGTGATCGCCCTCACCAAGCAGGTGCTGAAGGGCTCCCGCAGCGCCGAG CTCCTGGGTCAAGCTGCTAGAAACATGGTGATGCAAGAAGATGCCATCCTGCACTCGGAAGAT AGTTTAAGGAAAATGGCCATAATAACCACTCATCTACAGTACCA GCAAGAAGCAATTCAGAAGAAGTGA
- the BORCS7 gene encoding BLOC-1-related complex subunit 7 isoform X2, giving the protein MAAGGAADAQARFGHSVKGLLTEKVTSCGTDVIALTKQLLGQAARNMVMQEDAILHSEDSLRKMAIITTHLQYQQEAIQKNVEQSSNLQDQLNHLLK; this is encoded by the exons atggcggcggggggcgcggcggaTGCCCAGGCGCGCTTCGGCCACTCGGTGAAGGGGCTCCTGACCGAGAAGGTGACGAGCTGCGGCACCGACGTGATCGCCCTCACCAAGCAG CTCCTGGGTCAAGCTGCTAGAAACATGGTGATGCAAGAAGATGCCATCCTGCACTCGGAAGAT AGTTTAAGGAAAATGGCCATAATAACCACTCATCTACAGTACCA GCAAGAAGCAATTCAGAAGAA CGTTGAGCAGTCGTCAAACCTACAGGACCAGCTGAATCACTTGCTGAAATGA
- the BORCS7 gene encoding BLOC-1-related complex subunit 7 isoform X1, with translation MAAGGAADAQARFGHSVKGLLTEKVTSCGTDVIALTKQVLKGSRSAELLGQAARNMVMQEDAILHSEDSLRKMAIITTHLQYQQEAIQKNVEQSSNLQDQLNHLLK, from the exons atggcggcggggggcgcggcggaTGCCCAGGCGCGCTTCGGCCACTCGGTGAAGGGGCTCCTGACCGAGAAGGTGACGAGCTGCGGCACCGACGTGATCGCCCTCACCAAGCAGGTGCTGAAGGGCTCCCGCAGCGCCGAG CTCCTGGGTCAAGCTGCTAGAAACATGGTGATGCAAGAAGATGCCATCCTGCACTCGGAAGAT AGTTTAAGGAAAATGGCCATAATAACCACTCATCTACAGTACCA GCAAGAAGCAATTCAGAAGAA CGTTGAGCAGTCGTCAAACCTACAGGACCAGCTGAATCACTTGCTGAAATGA
- the BORCS7 gene encoding BLOC-1-related complex subunit 7 isoform X3: MAAGGAADAQARFGHSVKGLLTEKVTSCGTDVIALTKQVLKGSRSAELLGQAARNMVMQEDAILHSEDSLRKMAIITTHLQYQQEAIQKKQHSTV, encoded by the exons atggcggcggggggcgcggcggaTGCCCAGGCGCGCTTCGGCCACTCGGTGAAGGGGCTCCTGACCGAGAAGGTGACGAGCTGCGGCACCGACGTGATCGCCCTCACCAAGCAGGTGCTGAAGGGCTCCCGCAGCGCCGAG CTCCTGGGTCAAGCTGCTAGAAACATGGTGATGCAAGAAGATGCCATCCTGCACTCGGAAGAT AGTTTAAGGAAAATGGCCATAATAACCACTCATCTACAGTACCA GCAAGAAGCAATTCAGAAGAA gcagcacagcacagtcTGA